A single region of the Cynocephalus volans isolate mCynVol1 chromosome 12, mCynVol1.pri, whole genome shotgun sequence genome encodes:
- the ASCL1 gene encoding achaete-scute homolog 1 has product MESSAKMESGGAGQQSQPQPQQPFLPPAACFFATAAAAAAAAAAAAAQSAQQQQQQQAPQLSPAADGQPSGGGHKSAPKQVKRQRSSSPELMRCKRRLNFSGFGYSLPQQQPAAVARRNERERNRVKLVNLGFATLREHVPNGAANKKMSKVETLRSAVEYIRALQQLLDEHDAVSAAFQAGVLSPTISPNYSNDMNSMAGSPVSSYSSDEGSYDPLSPEEQELLDFTNWF; this is encoded by the coding sequence ATGGAGAGCTCTGCCAAGATGGAGAGCGGCGGCGCGGGCCAGCAGTCCCAGCCGCAACCCCAGCAGCCCTTCCTGCCGCCTGCAGCCTGCTTCTTTGCCACTGCTGCAGCCGCGGCAGCTGCAGCGGCGGCTGCGGCCGCTCAGAGcgcgcagcagcagcagcagcagcaggcaccGCAGCTGAGTCCGGCGGCCGACGGCCAGCCCTCAGGGGGCGGTCACAAGTCAGCGCCCAAGCAAGTCAAGCGACAGCGCTCGTCCTCGCCCGAACTGATGCGCTGCAAACGCCGGCTCAACTTCAGCGGCTTCGGCTACAGCCTGCCGCAGCAGCAGCCGGCCGCTGTGGCGCGCCGCAACGAGCGCGAGCGCAACCGCGTCAAGTTAGTCAATCTGGGTTTTGCCACCCTTCGGGAGCACGTCCCCAACGGCGCGGCCAACAAGAAGATGAGCAAGGTGGAGACGCTGCGCTCGGCCGTCGAGTACATCCGCGCGCTGCAGCAGCTGCTCGACGAGCACGACGCGGTGAGCGCAGCCTTCCAGGCTGGCGTCCTGTCGCCCACCATCTCCCCCAACTACTCCAACGACATGAACTCCATGGCCGGCTCACCGGTCTCATCCTACTCCTCCGACGAGGGCTCCTACGACCCGCTCAGCCCCGAGGAGCAAGAGCTTCTCGACTTCACCAACTGGTTCTGA